A region of Granulibacter bethesdensis DNA encodes the following proteins:
- a CDS encoding glycosyltransferase family 2 protein produces MIKNNLSCIIDSIEGGLIKGWAHDPATPNSSLKAIIVLDGQEIQRITCDESRPDVSAAGFPHALVGFTISVPGRFRDGETHYFEMMTEGGISVPLLWNNVLNASVSFQMSWVPEFRSSIDGYQRGAFRGWILENTAEDPQQFAGNCQLRVECEGQTVALLRANRYRSDVGRALSADPRCGFEYRPVFPVAKPFSQTFRFFKMPENIELDGSPYVTSILTDKQEANIVEISDMVATLHRQLTALRSQIEDLLPTYRYNIDDYDTWARKYTKALNDSSMIRLDSRRKTAPLVSIICPVYKPRLSDFILAVESVIAQTYQNWELILIDDCSGQEDLKDLLQQFAQADSRIQHLTTRKNSGISEASNLGLKAANGSWIAFLDHDDLLEPSALDIMIASAEATGAKLLYSDEDKIDDSGFFRDPAFKPDWNYRLLLEVNYICHFVLVQRDVINSVGPFNKQFDGAQDHDMLLRIAERLEPSEVFHVPEILYHWRITPGSTAGDIGAKPYAIEAGLQCVSRHLERRGLKADVSTRYGMTLYKIDWKTNNTPSVSIVIPFKDQIDVTLTCVKNIIEKTNYTNYQIVLVDNWSTDPNVSLLQDYAALHSNIKIIRQEIPFNYSLLNNIACGSYPADYYVFLNNDLFVLTPDWLYRLVAEAEVDPRVGAVGGKFVYPNGTIQHGGVVLGIGGVAGHVHTGLPGDQGGYGGRANFTQEMSAVTAAGMLVRATAFNEIGCFDEAKLAVAFNDIDLCLRLRAAGYTIIYTPEFFAEHHESLSRGDDVRPAQERRFFKETQIMLERWGEVLSHDPFFNPHFSTSMQPFHALNDPEPVIWHWLESISARDIMKKRSVLTDYSKLAINI; encoded by the coding sequence ATGATCAAGAATAATCTATCCTGTATTATAGATTCTATTGAAGGTGGCCTTATAAAGGGGTGGGCTCATGATCCTGCTACCCCTAATTCTTCATTGAAGGCTATTATTGTTTTGGATGGTCAGGAAATACAGCGTATTACCTGTGATGAATCGCGCCCCGACGTTTCTGCTGCCGGTTTCCCTCATGCACTGGTCGGATTCACGATTAGTGTTCCAGGCCGTTTCAGAGATGGCGAAACACATTATTTTGAAATGATGACAGAGGGAGGAATTTCAGTCCCGCTGTTATGGAACAATGTACTGAACGCTTCTGTTTCTTTTCAGATGAGTTGGGTTCCCGAATTCAGAAGCTCCATTGATGGGTATCAGCGCGGTGCTTTCCGGGGCTGGATTCTGGAAAATACAGCGGAAGATCCGCAACAATTTGCCGGGAACTGCCAATTGCGTGTGGAATGTGAGGGCCAGACAGTGGCCCTGCTGCGTGCCAATCGCTATCGCAGTGATGTCGGACGTGCGCTCAGTGCGGATCCACGCTGCGGTTTTGAATACAGGCCTGTTTTTCCGGTTGCCAAACCATTCAGCCAGACATTCCGCTTTTTTAAAATGCCGGAAAATATCGAACTGGATGGCAGCCCCTATGTGACGTCTATTCTGACTGATAAACAGGAAGCAAATATTGTCGAAATATCTGATATGGTTGCAACGTTACACCGTCAGCTGACGGCGTTACGGTCTCAAATTGAAGATCTGCTGCCAACATATCGATATAATATCGATGATTACGATACCTGGGCAAGAAAATATACGAAGGCTCTTAATGATTCTTCGATGATCCGTCTGGATTCAAGGCGTAAAACTGCTCCTTTGGTCAGTATAATCTGCCCTGTATACAAGCCGCGCCTGTCTGATTTTATTCTGGCTGTTGAGTCTGTCATAGCGCAGACATATCAGAATTGGGAACTGATACTGATTGATGATTGCAGTGGACAAGAAGATTTAAAGGATTTGTTGCAACAATTTGCGCAGGCTGATTCCCGTATTCAGCATCTGACCACCCGTAAAAACAGTGGGATCAGCGAAGCCAGTAATCTGGGCCTAAAAGCTGCTAATGGCAGCTGGATCGCATTTCTTGACCATGATGATCTTCTTGAGCCCAGCGCTCTGGATATCATGATTGCTTCCGCAGAGGCCACGGGCGCAAAACTGCTTTACAGTGATGAAGATAAAATTGACGATAGTGGCTTTTTCAGGGATCCGGCCTTCAAGCCGGACTGGAATTATCGTCTTTTACTTGAGGTAAACTATATATGCCATTTCGTTCTTGTGCAGCGAGATGTCATTAATAGTGTAGGTCCGTTCAACAAGCAGTTCGATGGTGCGCAGGATCATGACATGCTGTTGCGGATTGCGGAACGTCTGGAACCATCCGAAGTATTCCATGTTCCTGAAATTCTGTACCATTGGCGTATTACGCCTGGGTCAACTGCTGGCGATATCGGTGCAAAGCCATATGCGATTGAAGCCGGGCTTCAATGTGTGTCGCGACATCTGGAGCGCCGAGGCCTTAAGGCAGATGTGTCAACAAGATATGGGATGACCCTTTATAAGATTGATTGGAAAACGAATAACACCCCGAGTGTTAGTATCGTCATTCCTTTCAAGGATCAGATTGACGTTACGCTCACATGTGTCAAAAACATTATCGAAAAAACGAATTATACCAATTATCAGATTGTTTTGGTTGATAACTGGTCTACCGACCCGAATGTATCGCTTTTGCAGGATTATGCCGCGCTGCATTCCAATATTAAAATAATTCGGCAAGAAATACCGTTTAATTATTCCTTGCTCAATAATATTGCCTGTGGGTCATATCCTGCTGATTATTATGTATTTTTAAACAACGATTTATTTGTCCTTACTCCTGACTGGCTTTATCGTCTTGTCGCAGAGGCAGAGGTTGATCCTCGGGTCGGGGCAGTTGGTGGAAAATTTGTTTATCCGAATGGCACTATTCAACATGGCGGCGTTGTACTGGGTATAGGTGGTGTGGCCGGGCATGTGCATACCGGCTTACCCGGCGATCAGGGCGGATATGGTGGAAGGGCCAATTTTACACAGGAAATGTCTGCCGTGACAGCAGCCGGCATGCTGGTCAGAGCCACGGCATTTAATGAAATTGGCTGTTTTGACGAAGCAAAGTTGGCTGTTGCGTTCAACGATATTGATCTTTGTCTTAGATTAAGGGCGGCCGGATACACCATTATCTACACGCCTGAGTTTTTTGCAGAGCACCATGAGTCTCTGAGCAGAGGAGATGATGTCCGCCCTGCTCAGGAGCGCAGATTTTTCAAGGAAACCCAGATCATGTTGGAAAGGTGGGGAGAGGTTCTAAGTCATGATCCATTCTTTAATCCGCATTTTTCGACCAGCATGCAGCCATTTCATGCGCTGAATGATCCGGAACCTGTGATCTGGCACTGGCTTGAGAGTATTTCGGCCAGAGATATTATGAAAAAACGTTCTGTTCTCACTGATTATTCTAAACTTGCTATTAATATTTAG
- a CDS encoding YihY/virulence factor BrkB family protein — MTKPPRAFWSNWRTVIIGTGRKMIGDQMSLIAAGCAFYATLALFPTMTMLIFVYGLLLDPATIRPQLDHLPELLPPGAFELVENRIDWLVAQSRKTLGFGALFSAGFAFWSSSTGIKAMMSALNIAYEEKESRSFLRVQLVGLLMTLAALLAGVISLALLVALPAIISFTGMSGYGEYLTRAAGIGLLLLFLLFSISLLYRYGPSRMKVTWRWITAGSVIASLLFVIVSLLVSLYIARLAPYDATYGPLSAVVGVMIWFWSVIYAILLGAELNRVLELRGNEKKAERSVYPCTQPDVCSPGMNGE, encoded by the coding sequence GTGACAAAACCGCCTCGTGCTTTCTGGAGTAACTGGCGCACTGTTATCATTGGAACAGGGCGGAAAATGATCGGCGACCAGATGTCGCTGATCGCGGCTGGCTGCGCATTTTATGCCACGCTGGCATTGTTCCCGACCATGACCATGTTGATTTTTGTGTATGGCCTGTTGCTCGATCCCGCCACGATCAGGCCGCAGCTTGATCATCTGCCGGAGCTGTTGCCCCCTGGTGCCTTTGAACTGGTTGAAAACCGGATTGACTGGCTGGTTGCTCAATCTCGGAAGACACTGGGTTTCGGTGCGCTGTTCAGTGCGGGCTTTGCATTCTGGTCGTCCTCGACCGGCATCAAGGCCATGATGTCTGCCCTGAATATTGCGTATGAGGAAAAAGAAAGTCGCTCGTTCCTGCGTGTCCAGTTGGTCGGCTTGCTGATGACACTGGCGGCCCTGCTGGCGGGGGTTATTTCGTTGGCTCTGCTGGTGGCTCTGCCCGCCATTATCTCCTTTACGGGCATGTCGGGATACGGGGAGTATCTGACCAGAGCAGCGGGCATAGGTCTGCTGTTGCTGTTTCTGCTGTTCTCGATATCCCTGCTTTATCGGTATGGCCCAAGCCGGATGAAGGTAACATGGCGCTGGATCACGGCAGGTTCGGTGATTGCGTCCCTGCTGTTTGTCATCGTTTCTTTGTTGGTGAGCCTGTATATTGCCCGTCTGGCGCCTTATGATGCCACTTATGGGCCGTTAAGTGCGGTTGTCGGTGTCATGATATGGTTCTGGTCTGTTATTTACGCGATTTTGCTGGGGGCGGAGTTGAATCGTGTGCTTGAGTTGCGGGGCAACGAAAAAAAAGCTGAACGATCAGTGTATCCATGTACTCAGCCAGATGTTTGCTCTCCCGGTATGAATGGGGAGTAA
- a CDS encoding class II aldolase/adducin family protein, with product MHDESSARRALVDACRAMTSLGINQGTAGNISLRWGNRMLISPSAIPYDEMMPDMVASMPLEDDTGRWEGPCKPSTEWRFHHGILCSRPEVGAVLHAHPVFCTALAMARRSIPSCHYMITCFGGDDIRCAPYATFGTAELAELALSALDGRKACLLANHGMVVCGTDLRQALWLGVELETLARQYWHSLQIGGPVLLSPRELAETRARFQGYGLQEKQKP from the coding sequence ATGCATGATGAATCCTCGGCCCGGCGCGCGCTGGTGGATGCGTGCCGGGCTATGACTTCTCTGGGAATCAATCAGGGAACGGCCGGAAATATCAGCCTGCGTTGGGGAAACCGGATGCTGATTTCCCCCTCAGCAATTCCTTATGACGAAATGATGCCCGATATGGTCGCTTCCATGCCACTGGAGGATGACACTGGCAGGTGGGAGGGGCCATGCAAGCCATCGACAGAATGGCGTTTCCATCATGGCATCCTGTGCTCACGGCCGGAAGTCGGGGCCGTCCTGCACGCGCATCCGGTATTCTGCACCGCGCTGGCTATGGCGAGACGGTCCATTCCATCCTGTCATTATATGATCACCTGCTTCGGCGGAGATGACATACGGTGCGCTCCCTATGCAACATTCGGTACGGCAGAATTGGCTGAGCTGGCCCTCTCCGCACTGGATGGACGCAAGGCTTGTCTGCTGGCCAATCATGGAATGGTGGTCTGTGGCACGGATCTGCGTCAGGCGTTGTGGCTGGGGGTGGAGCTGGAAACGCTGGCCAGGCAATATTGGCACAGCCTTCAAATCGGTGGGCCGGTTCTGCTTTCGCCGCGAGAACTGGCAGAAACACGCGCTCGTTTCCAAGGGTACGGGCTTCAGGAAAAACAGAAGCCCTAA
- a CDS encoding tetratricopeptide repeat protein — MSIDPSVMCHCGSGLRAVRCCLVEPVSMVAANSAVYLAPTTERARQAFKIGNAAVAEELSLAVLDLSPYDPDALLMLSQIRLAQNNHSAAKALLSRLVKANPNLAVQLTQLARLHMEARELKDAERVARMAIRADPALADAHNVLGMILSEAGELIGGEACYRHTIAMIDQPDAIILANLGWNLTLQGRFEEAASSYEQSLSLAPDVPQTVIGHALLEKKAGRLEKAREILSQAYEKAGENRFLAIQYASVLNELGLAAQALEVLDALPGEDITRSFFEWKERGHILYGLARYEDAFAAWQEGGRAPDAPVGVGPVGLGGYVERLKNFFTATKLGLMSAVEKEFSGGIQPIFVVGASSQVTAPFGKWIASAISAPTIALGPVLSSLVERLPEMMASPYAYPEALADLWMADRVSSLRTIREKLQEYFQSVQAQGQDKSNWIVNIDPLDETQIGLIALLFPYAPIIHLIDHPLSSAVRKFASSTPVLLEYDGTIEGAAEYVKAMSDIVEHMRSNFVLKYLPVKISDLLQNQSMACERITNFVSFEPVYGRQHSLTLPQMMGYEPFSAYLAEASKILSNLIQARGFEALVSEPSIENANV; from the coding sequence ATGTCGATTGATCCTTCTGTTATGTGCCATTGTGGTAGTGGGTTGCGGGCGGTTCGCTGCTGTTTGGTTGAGCCGGTTTCAATGGTGGCAGCCAATAGCGCGGTTTATCTGGCCCCCACGACCGAGCGGGCGCGTCAGGCATTTAAAATAGGTAATGCCGCCGTTGCTGAAGAACTCAGCCTGGCCGTTCTGGATCTGTCTCCTTATGATCCGGATGCTCTGTTAATGTTAAGCCAGATCCGTCTGGCACAGAATAATCACAGCGCTGCAAAGGCGCTGCTCTCACGTCTGGTGAAGGCCAATCCCAATCTGGCCGTCCAGCTGACACAGTTGGCCAGGCTGCATATGGAAGCCCGTGAACTGAAAGATGCAGAGCGGGTTGCACGCATGGCGATCCGTGCGGATCCCGCCCTTGCTGACGCCCATAACGTGCTTGGGATGATCCTGAGCGAAGCAGGTGAGTTGATTGGTGGTGAGGCATGCTATCGGCATACGATAGCCATGATCGACCAGCCCGATGCGATCATTCTGGCCAATCTCGGATGGAATCTGACGTTGCAGGGGCGGTTTGAGGAAGCTGCCAGTTCATATGAGCAATCGCTCAGCCTTGCGCCTGATGTTCCACAAACCGTAATCGGTCATGCTTTACTGGAAAAAAAAGCGGGACGGCTGGAAAAAGCTCGGGAAATCTTGTCTCAGGCTTATGAAAAAGCAGGAGAAAACCGTTTTCTGGCTATCCAATATGCATCTGTTCTCAATGAACTTGGTCTTGCAGCCCAGGCTCTGGAAGTTTTGGATGCCCTTCCTGGTGAAGATATCACCCGCAGCTTCTTTGAATGGAAGGAGCGCGGTCATATTCTTTACGGGTTGGCTCGTTATGAAGACGCTTTTGCAGCCTGGCAGGAAGGTGGCCGTGCCCCGGACGCGCCGGTGGGTGTCGGCCCGGTCGGCTTGGGCGGTTATGTTGAACGGCTTAAAAACTTTTTTACTGCTACCAAACTTGGGCTGATGAGTGCTGTTGAAAAAGAATTCAGCGGCGGTATACAGCCGATCTTTGTGGTGGGAGCCTCTTCTCAGGTAACTGCTCCGTTCGGAAAATGGATTGCCTCAGCTATCTCTGCGCCAACCATTGCATTGGGGCCAGTGCTCTCAAGTCTGGTAGAGCGTTTGCCAGAGATGATGGCATCGCCTTATGCCTATCCTGAGGCCCTGGCTGATCTCTGGATGGCTGATCGTGTTTCAAGCCTGAGAACAATCAGGGAAAAGCTGCAGGAGTATTTCCAGTCAGTCCAGGCGCAGGGACAGGATAAGAGCAACTGGATCGTGAATATTGATCCACTTGATGAAACGCAAATCGGCCTGATCGCCCTTCTTTTTCCTTATGCGCCGATCATTCATCTTATTGATCACCCTCTGTCCTCTGCGGTGCGGAAATTTGCTTCCAGCACGCCGGTATTGCTGGAATATGACGGGACGATTGAAGGGGCCGCTGAATATGTCAAAGCAATGTCAGACATTGTTGAACATATGCGCAGCAATTTTGTCCTGAAATATCTGCCGGTCAAAATTTCGGATCTGCTGCAGAACCAATCCATGGCTTGTGAGCGGATCACGAATTTCGTCAGCTTCGAGCCTGTCTATGGTCGACAGCATTCCCTTACTCTGCCTCAGATGATGGGATATGAACCATTTTCTGCTTATCTGGCTGAAGCATCCAAAATCCTTTCCAACCTGATCCAGGCGAGAGGATTTGAGGCTCTCGTGAGCGAACCCAGCATTGAAAATGCCAATGTCTGA
- a CDS encoding arsenic transporter produces MNGSVLATLALCVAVTAGIVVRPFRLPEAVWAALGACILAVTGLLPLSEVGKGVIRGADVYGFLIGMMLLSEVARREGVFDWIAVNAVNHARGSPVRLFALVYVAGVIVTTFLSNDATAVVMTPAVYAVAKRAGARPLPLLFCCVTVANAASFVLPISNPANLVFFNGAMPFLSVWLASFGLPALGAVLAGYGGLYIIFRRTLAEAESESNVPQEPLSTGGRTALCALILTAFGLVTVSALDLPLGLPTLIAGFASMGLVSAITGTSPLSFLRHVSWSAILLVAGLFVLVQALSHIGAVAAIADLLSRGAHANTPVTAMISGVVLALICNATNNLPAGLIAGTAALQAQPPQLISDALLIGGDLGPSLAITGSLASLLWLNAIRREGEEVTFGAFLRVGLVVMPAMLLVALGLRLALG; encoded by the coding sequence ATGAACGGTTCTGTTTTGGCCACGCTGGCCCTGTGCGTGGCCGTGACTGCAGGGATCGTTGTGCGACCGTTTCGCCTGCCGGAGGCGGTCTGGGCCGCGCTGGGGGCATGTATTCTTGCCGTTACGGGTCTGCTGCCACTGTCTGAGGTGGGGAAGGGTGTCATCAGGGGCGCGGATGTTTACGGGTTTCTGATCGGTATGATGCTGCTGTCAGAGGTGGCGCGGCGGGAAGGGGTGTTCGACTGGATCGCTGTTAACGCCGTCAATCATGCCCGTGGATCACCCGTCAGATTGTTTGCGCTGGTGTATGTGGCCGGTGTGATCGTGACGACTTTTCTCTCCAACGATGCGACAGCGGTGGTGATGACTCCTGCCGTCTATGCAGTGGCAAAGCGGGCGGGCGCCAGACCGCTGCCTCTGCTGTTCTGCTGTGTCACGGTGGCCAATGCGGCCAGTTTCGTGCTGCCGATTTCCAATCCGGCCAATCTGGTGTTTTTCAATGGCGCGATGCCGTTTTTGTCGGTCTGGCTGGCCTCTTTTGGTCTGCCCGCGCTGGGGGCCGTGCTGGCAGGATATGGTGGATTATATATTATTTTCCGCCGTACGCTGGCCGAGGCCGAAAGTGAAAGCAATGTCCCGCAGGAGCCTTTATCGACCGGTGGACGGACAGCTTTATGCGCCCTGATCCTGACGGCTTTCGGGCTGGTGACGGTCTCGGCACTTGATCTGCCGCTGGGGCTGCCGACCCTGATCGCTGGATTTGCGAGCATGGGTCTGGTGTCTGCCATCACCGGTACCTCGCCGTTGTCTTTCCTCAGGCATGTTTCGTGGAGTGCCATTCTCCTGGTCGCCGGGCTGTTTGTGCTGGTGCAGGCCTTGAGTCATATCGGGGCCGTTGCAGCGATTGCCGATCTGCTGAGTCGTGGAGCCCACGCGAATACACCGGTAACGGCGATGATCTCGGGGGTGGTGCTGGCCCTGATCTGCAATGCCACCAACAATCTGCCTGCCGGACTGATCGCTGGTACGGCGGCATTGCAGGCTCAGCCGCCCCAACTGATCTCCGATGCGTTGCTGATCGGGGGTGATCTTGGACCGAGTCTGGCGATCACCGGTTCCCTGGCCAGTCTGCTCTGGCTGAATGCGATCCGGCGTGAGGGGGAGGAAGTCACGTTTGGTGCTTTTCTGCGGGTGGGGCTGGTGGTGATGCCCGCGATGCTGTTGGTGGCGCTTGGCTTACGTCTGGCACTCGGATAG
- a CDS encoding tetratricopeptide repeat protein, with the protein MSDLSIAPDQVSLGVGEIFEAAIRHDEAGRIDRAESLLQTILKQHPHHADALHLMAVISYKKGNMQQALAYAEQSILCGVNTPLYIRNICEFYRLCGKLDEALVTARRAVELNPGDGEALHNLAIVEMDAGLNAEAQKSFRAALSIVPDMAGAHFGLSEALLQNGEFREGWEEYEWRFRIPDAAPPIPYTDKPQWDGSRFEEDETLLLVADQGFGDAIQFGRLIPRVLERCSKVSVGCSPELKPLLQMICPEARCFVNWNDIGDYKAWLPITGLPRIFDITLDNIPNRVPYLYVDEEKKAAWSAKLDKILPSRFKRIGIVWAGRPTHKNDWKRSVQLKEFEALANCPDVAFVILQKGPSQSQVGEFYGVAPVVHLSLEVKSFEDTMAIMAGLDLVISIDTSVAHLAGAIGVPLWLILPHVAEWRWLIGRDTSPWYPTARLFRQSDSGDWKNVFEQMRLELGSLKRKT; encoded by the coding sequence ATGTCTGATTTATCTATAGCGCCGGATCAGGTTTCGCTGGGCGTCGGCGAGATCTTCGAGGCTGCAATCCGGCATGATGAAGCCGGCCGGATTGACAGAGCTGAAAGCCTTTTGCAGACAATTCTGAAGCAGCATCCGCACCATGCGGATGCCCTGCATCTGATGGCTGTTATTTCCTATAAAAAAGGAAATATGCAGCAGGCATTGGCTTATGCAGAGCAGTCCATTCTTTGTGGGGTTAATACGCCCCTTTATATTCGCAATATATGCGAGTTCTACCGGCTCTGCGGAAAGCTGGATGAGGCGCTGGTAACCGCCAGACGGGCAGTCGAACTGAATCCGGGAGATGGCGAAGCACTTCATAATCTGGCGATTGTGGAAATGGATGCCGGACTGAACGCAGAGGCGCAGAAGAGCTTTCGGGCGGCCCTGTCAATCGTGCCTGATATGGCAGGCGCTCATTTCGGTCTTTCTGAAGCCCTGCTCCAGAATGGAGAATTCAGGGAAGGATGGGAGGAATACGAATGGAGATTCCGTATTCCTGATGCAGCGCCGCCTATTCCTTATACAGATAAACCTCAATGGGACGGATCGCGGTTCGAAGAAGATGAGACACTTCTGCTGGTCGCAGATCAGGGATTTGGGGATGCCATCCAGTTTGGTCGGCTCATTCCCCGTGTTCTGGAGAGGTGCTCAAAAGTATCTGTAGGATGCAGTCCTGAACTCAAGCCTCTGCTGCAAATGATATGCCCGGAAGCACGTTGTTTCGTTAACTGGAACGATATCGGTGACTATAAAGCTTGGCTTCCTATTACGGGATTGCCACGTATTTTTGATATCACGCTTGATAATATTCCAAATCGCGTTCCCTATCTGTATGTGGATGAAGAAAAAAAAGCAGCCTGGTCAGCAAAGCTGGATAAAATACTGCCCTCTCGTTTCAAAAGAATTGGCATTGTATGGGCTGGTCGACCCACGCATAAAAATGACTGGAAGCGTTCTGTACAGCTGAAGGAATTCGAGGCTCTGGCTAACTGCCCGGATGTTGCCTTCGTGATTCTGCAGAAGGGGCCATCGCAGTCGCAGGTGGGTGAATTTTATGGGGTTGCGCCTGTGGTGCATCTCAGCCTCGAAGTCAAAAGCTTTGAAGACACCATGGCGATTATGGCCGGGTTGGATCTGGTCATCAGTATCGACACTTCGGTGGCCCACCTGGCTGGTGCGATCGGTGTACCTTTATGGTTGATATTACCTCATGTCGCTGAATGGAGATGGTTGATTGGTCGGGATACATCCCCTTGGTATCCGACTGCGCGTTTGTTTCGTCAGTCAGATTCCGGCGACTGGAAAAATGTTTTTGAACAAATGCGCCTTGAACTTGGCTCACTGAAAAGAAAAACGTAA
- a CDS encoding response regulator transcription factor encodes MKALVLGNVSNLVNELLSSMPGGKWDISSTQDPPELVKNLQDNDCNLVIIEGAALSLPPDVAVGQVRLVDETIPIIVLGVGEVEARVRCLTEGADEVFPKDVVAKELQARIMVRMKVPSRWTLHRELQVGQVLLDVQRRTARVGQEYLTLTPQEFSLLHILAQNAGDACSIALIMRHLSPNTTVRDPTLVRVNVCRLRQKLSAVHSGLTIFSVRKQGYRLVAEEKEEAAA; translated from the coding sequence ATGAAAGCGCTTGTCCTTGGTAATGTAAGCAATCTTGTCAATGAGTTGCTTAGTAGTATGCCTGGCGGCAAATGGGATATTTCTTCGACACAGGATCCTCCGGAACTGGTCAAGAACCTTCAGGATAATGATTGCAATCTCGTTATCATTGAGGGTGCAGCCTTATCTTTGCCTCCGGATGTTGCGGTAGGTCAGGTGCGACTGGTCGACGAGACAATTCCCATTATTGTCCTGGGCGTGGGAGAGGTGGAGGCACGGGTCAGGTGTCTGACGGAAGGGGCCGATGAGGTTTTCCCGAAGGATGTCGTCGCCAAAGAGCTTCAGGCGCGCATTATGGTGCGTATGAAAGTTCCCAGCCGCTGGACTCTGCACCGGGAATTGCAGGTTGGGCAGGTTCTGCTGGATGTGCAGCGTCGTACAGCCAGGGTCGGACAGGAATACCTGACTCTGACGCCGCAGGAGTTCTCATTATTGCATATTCTGGCGCAGAACGCGGGTGACGCCTGTTCCATTGCATTGATCATGAGACATCTCAGCCCCAATACGACGGTGCGTGATCCTACTTTGGTTCGGGTCAATGTCTGCCGTTTGAGACAGAAACTATCAGCCGTGCATTCTGGCTTGACAATTTTCTCCGTAAGAAAGCAGGGCTATCGTCTGGTTGCAGAGGAAAAAGAAGAGGCTGCAGCCTGA
- a CDS encoding MFS transporter — translation MSGAIVVDTVLSDGQPPSDSRQKQRESALLDRLNFFLADVRDGLGPYLAVYLLSASGRDGRWDESSVGLVLTISGLVGLVAQTPAGALVDRSRNKPRLLAIAILLVTLSTLLLPSMSGLLLVTLTQSVAAVAGVIFAPAIAAMTLGLVGTDGFARRIGRNESFNHLGNAVSAAVAGLLAWHYGPVVVFWLMGLLAIAGLVTVLRIDNRHIDNDLARGGKAQGGKAQGGKAQGGKAQGGKVQGGKASDMDEAAAKEEASPGLWRVLAEHPGLMTFAVLVFLFHLANAAMLTSVSQLLMREVGKDMATSLAAACIVAAQMVMVPVAMLVGRSVDRIGTRPIFLLAFGILALRGMLYPLSDNPWWLLGVQLLDGVGAGIFGALFPVVVADLTKGTGRFNISQGAVATAQGIGAALSAGIAGLIIVKAGYSVAFFSLAGVAGLGFVLYALLMPETRRL, via the coding sequence ATGAGCGGGGCGATCGTGGTTGATACGGTCTTGTCAGATGGTCAGCCGCCGTCTGACAGCCGGCAGAAGCAGAGAGAATCTGCCCTGCTCGACAGGTTGAATTTTTTTCTGGCTGATGTGCGGGATGGGCTGGGGCCTTACCTTGCCGTGTACTTGTTGTCGGCTTCGGGCAGGGACGGGCGCTGGGATGAGTCCAGTGTCGGCCTGGTGCTGACCATCAGCGGGCTTGTCGGGCTGGTTGCACAAACCCCTGCCGGTGCGTTGGTGGATCGCAGCCGGAATAAGCCCCGCCTTCTGGCTATAGCGATCTTGCTGGTAACGCTCAGCACTTTGTTGCTGCCCAGCATGTCTGGCCTGCTGCTGGTGACGCTGACCCAGTCTGTGGCCGCTGTCGCGGGGGTGATTTTCGCGCCTGCTATTGCGGCGATGACGCTGGGTCTGGTGGGAACGGACGGTTTTGCGCGGCGGATCGGGCGCAACGAGTCCTTCAATCATCTTGGGAATGCGGTATCGGCGGCAGTGGCCGGGCTGCTGGCGTGGCATTACGGCCCGGTCGTGGTGTTCTGGCTGATGGGTCTTCTGGCCATTGCCGGGCTGGTAACGGTGCTGAGAATTGATAACCGGCATATCGACAATGATCTGGCCAGAGGGGGGAAAGCCCAGGGGGGGAAAGCCCAGGGGGGGAAAGCCCAGGGGGGGAAAGCCCAGGGGGGGAAAGTCCAAGGGGGGAAAGCCAGCGATATGGATGAGGCCGCGGCGAAGGAGGAGGCATCGCCCGGCCTCTGGCGGGTTCTGGCGGAGCATCCAGGATTGATGACTTTTGCCGTGCTGGTGTTTTTGTTCCATCTGGCCAATGCGGCCATGCTCACCTCGGTCAGTCAGCTTCTGATGCGGGAGGTCGGGAAAGATATGGCGACCTCTCTGGCGGCAGCCTGTATTGTCGCAGCCCAGATGGTGATGGTGCCGGTGGCGATGCTGGTGGGGCGGTCTGTTGACCGTATCGGCACCCGCCCGATTTTCCTGTTGGCATTCGGTATTCTGGCGCTGCGCGGGATGCTGTATCCGCTGTCGGATAATCCGTGGTGGCTGTTGGGGGTGCAGTTGCTGGACGGAGTCGGCGCCGGAATATTCGGGGCCTTGTTCCCGGTGGTGGTGGCGGATCTGACGAAGGGAACCGGGCGGTTCAATATCAGCCAGGGGGCCGTGGCGACCGCTCAGGGCATTGGGGCTGCCCTGAGCGCTGGTATCGCGGGCCTGATCATTGTCAAAGCCGGTTATTCGGTTGCGTTTTTCTCTCTGGCCGGAGTCGCCGGGCTGGGCTTTGTCCTCTATGCCCTGCTGATGCCTGAAACCCGACGCCTGTGA